The Procambarus clarkii isolate CNS0578487 chromosome 61, FALCON_Pclarkii_2.0, whole genome shotgun sequence sequence gaacatagggaatacaaagaatgaacactgaacatgtgaagaacaagctaagaaaattgagaacatgaatattgagtataaaagttatacagagaacatatgatgtacatgaaaacatgacaaagaacatagtgaacatatggggaaaatggtagaaaacatggaatgaacacagaaaacatggaaaaatgtgaagaacacagctgaatatagagaaaatatgcaaatacagggggacaagagctggagctcagtaactgacttgatcttatttacggtgtctgaaatatgactgtttaaaatttcagggggattggactgctagttgcgaaaatgtggtctctgtcaaatttgggtctttaattggactctgatgaatttcgatcaagaactggactctgatgaattttcacagattacaggacactgatgaaatttgagcttaaaactgtctctgactaattttgctagcaaagtagactctgacgaaaattgggtataaaatggactctgtcaaattttcgcagattacaggactctgatgaaatttgagcttaaaactgtctctgactaattttgctcacaaagtggactctattcatttttaggtataaatggtctctgacgaaattctgtctataactgggctctgttcaattttggtctttacaggtgaaatagccgtaaatggatataaaactaaatgttatggctaagttgtttgttttccttaacaaaacatctaagacaatattctctgaaaatggtctttttacaaattaggtcataaacatataaataaacttctatgattatttgaaactctgaaaatagttgtaaggaaataggaggagagagagagagagagagggacggtccagatattatggagaagataagataagataagaggtgaccTGCACGAggcgtctggctggctggcataaggtaaataaaggcgacgcgagagattgcgaggtaaggggggagggaggggggtgtgaggtatatgagtgggagatgcagggggagggaaaggtgagggaggggggatggcagggaaatgaattagatatatatagtaatatacaagtttctaagtaagaaacaaatatgaacttttaacaaaagtcgtatgacattatttcatgataagactttaacaaacttctaaagtcttggaaattatttttcatcataagaactttaacaaactcgtatgacattatttttcattataagaactttaacaaaattctaaaatctgtgactgacaaaatttacctgaaaaccctggctcacacagacgatattggaacctgaaaatcctggctcacacgcgggatatttgacctgaaaacccgaaGCCATACGCGTGATATTTGTCCTCGAACAAAATATCACCTGTGCGTCTTACGCCTCACAGGTgatctctggcctgaaaaaaaatatcacctgtgtggcttacaccctactactaatGGCGAGTGCTAAACCGTTGGGGTGGCACTTGTGGTGGGCGGCACGGAGTTGGCGGGTAAACCACTAAGTCCACAAAATAGCCGTAAATACAGTTATCTCCCTCCGATAAACTATGAGCAGCAATGGGGAGTCAATGATATTCTCTCTAACTCTTCTCTCGTGGCAATAAGCTCATAGATGCTCATGATAATCCCGGACTGTAACACTAGGCAGTCACATTGCTTATGAGGTGATCACGTGGTGGgcacttttctctctctcttcttaataaatttattaattaattaatttagtcGTATCTAAGATAAATCTCAACTATTGTGAACTAGATTCTGCAGTGAATCAGGCTAGATGAAATTAGACGGATAACGAGATATCAATAAAAGTTATGTTAGGCGGTAAAGTCGAGCTATGGCCAGCAGCGAAGACTTCATACATCTTATGTACTTGGTGACTCCTTCGGAAAGAGGAGGGCAGCATTGGGAAGGGTGCTCCTTGACTCCCTTCCACACTCCTCCTAGATATATGAAACCAGCCAATCAGGCACCAGCACCTGAGGTCTATCAAATCAAAGCAGTCCTCTCTGTGTGGCGAGGACCCCTGACGTCATTACTAAGTCACGGAAGAGGACTAGTCACACAAGGGACAGTTGTTCCATCCTGGCCCTTTCCTGACCATGACACCCAAAAGTACCACTTGACCCTGATTCTGGGTGTTAACTAATTGTTTAAATTCTCCACCTCGCTGTAATTATTAAATGGTTTGGCACACGACGGACTTCACGATAGCAATTGTTTCCTGTTGACATGAGCTATCGAATGATATCCAACAAGGAATAGCTGAGTCTTGTATTAACAATACTCGACTTGATGTACACACTTTGTGCACTCGTGAGAGTTCAACTGTCACTGTGCACTCACTGAACACACATTAAGACAGCTAGAAAAATATACACATACAACATTTATTTATGCATACAAATATATACATTTAAGGCCTGTTTGTGGTATTTAAGGTAAAAGTGTGTTATCTTGTAGTTTTGTGCAGTTATTATATTCCACATTATGTTGTAGTACATAACCGTTGCCTCCAGTTTTGGAAGAAGTCCAGTTAGAATATAATTTAGTTTGGAAGTGTTCAGATAGGGAAGTGTTCTTTTATTTTCATTGATAAACAAAGTAATTTGATAAATTATGGTTAGAatttatagtgtttagtggaattttCCCTATGCATATTTTATATTCTGTTGTTGGGCTCAAGACCCTCCATGCTTTGGGTTAGACACCCTCTGTAAACCTGCAAGCATTTATGTAATACCTCAAATAATCCCTTTGTGCTTTGATTTAAACCACACTTGTGTAAatctcatctccccccccctatTCAAGTAGTTGGGGATCGACTTTCTTGGTAGTAATGTTTAATTGATTGCAGTGTAGCATAGAAGGTACAATGTCTTCGTGTCGTTTAATACCTAAGCGATAACGTTTTAGATTCGAGGATTTGGACTGAAGGTTACATTGAGAACTTCGGGTTAAATAGAACATATCATAACGACCATCATTTACCCAGGATAAGAGAGGTTAAAGACTGGCCCCCGTTACATCCCAGACGTGATCTTCACCTTTTTACTCAGGCCCTAAGAAGGAAAAGTGAGGAACTTGGTATATTTTTATTGATGTGGGATGGTTATTGGAGGCCCGAGGAAGCAAATATGAATCCCATGTTTGTGTAAGGCTTTTAAATCTTATGCAGTACCCTAATACTTCACCTGAGGGGATGCGCAGTTTGAGCATATTTTGCCACCCTATCACTTGATGGGATGCGGAGCCGAATGGTTGTTGTACATGTTATATTAGAGTAAGTACGAAAGTGTGATATAACGGGCACAGTGATTCGATCCACTGGTCTAGATTCTTGAATTGTGGACTTAGGTCTGCCTTACTGGCTATCTCCGGAAAGCCCACATAATCAGTGGATCACAGGTACTGTATTGGCCATTGTATACATAGTTCCCCAACTAATTAGAGTCAGTTGAACATTTATACATCGCAAGTCATGTCATGGAGCTTCAACGTTGGAAGGAGACAGAGAGAACGTTTTTCAAGTCTGTGGTTAAGAAGTCGAGAGTCTAGCGTCGACCTTCTTGAATTCCCTAACAACCATAGGCCTCAGTCATGCTGTATCCATGATGGCATATACCAAGCAGGCAAGGGTAACCGCTTCTCATTAGTTCAGGCACCATTGCTTTTTGTCTAATTTGTCAACCCATAAATTGGACTGTTGTACCGATGGGTAAGCTAGTGGAGCCCACCTAGAGCCTCACAAAGTCATTTTGATTCCAGAGTTCGTCTTGAATGGACGTGTATCAATCATGTTAATTAGTCAGTAACGTGATCAACCCACATGACATTCTCTAAAAGCAAAAGTCACTCGATAAGTCTATATTTCATGCAACATGACTGTCTACTGAATCAGGTTGCAGTAAATGAGAATTGAATACGATTTTCTGAGTGAACTTGATGTATACAGAAATTGAGTAACACCCCGTCATCACTAACAGAGATAACAGACTGCAGCCAGAGTTTCTGAGAATGTCTTAAATCAGTGCACTATAACAGCTGGGAAGGTGATCAAAGTGATATACATCGAGTACAATTGTCTCCCGACCCATGTGTCAGTGACCACACTAGCCGCCCTCACAGTACCGTGAGTGACCAGCCTCCCGCCCCATGTGTCAGTGACCACACTAGCCGCCCTCACCGTGCCGTGAGTGACCAGCCTCCCGCCCCATGTGTCAGTGACTACACTAGCCGCCCTCACCGTGCCGTGAGTGACCAGTCTCCCGCCCCATGTGTCAGTGACCACACTAGCCGCCCTCACCGTGCCGTGAGTGACCAGCCTCCCGCCCCATGTGTCAGTGACTACACTAGCCGCCCTCACCGTGCCGTGAGTGACCAGTCTCCCGCCCCATGTGTCAGTGACTACACTAGCCGCCCTCACCGTGCCGTGAGTGACGAGTCTCCCGACCCATGTGTCAGTGACCACACTAGCCGCCCTCACAGTACCGTGAGTGACCAGTCTCCCGCCCCATGTGTCAGTGACTACACTAGCCGCCCTCACCGTGCCGTGAGTGACGAGTCTCCCGACCCATGTGTCAGTGACCACACTAGCCGCCCTCACAGTACCGTGAGTGACGAGTCTCCCGACCCATGTGTCAGTGACCACACTAGCCGCCCTCACAGTACCGTGAGTGACGAGTCTCCCGACCCATGTGTCAGTGACCACACTAGCCGCCCTCACAGTACCGTGAGTGACCAGTCTCCCGACCCATGTGTCAGTGACCACACTAGCCGCCCTCACCGTGCCGTGAGTGACGAGTCTCCCGACCCATGTGTCAGTGACCACACTAGCCGCCCTCACAGTGCCGTGAGTGACCAGTCTCCCGACCCATGTGTCAGTGACCACACTAGCCGCCCTCACAGTGCCGTGAGTGACCAGTCTCCCGACCCATGTGTCAGTGACCACACTAGCCGCCCTCACAGTACCGTGAGTGACGAGTCTCCCGACCCATGTGTCAGTGTCCACACTAGCCGCCCTCACAGTGCCGTGAGTGACGAGTCTCCTGCCAATCTTAAGCTGTCACGTGACAGCATTGCCAACGGCTTCTCACTTGAACGAGCCACATCTGGCCCATTGTGTCCACCTGTGCCACCA is a genomic window containing:
- the LOC123750206 gene encoding TRIO and F-actin-binding protein-like produces the protein MVVVHVILDWEGDQSDIHRVQLSPDPCVSDHTSRPHSTVSDQPPAPCVSDHTSRPHRAVSDQPPAPCVSDYTSRPHRAVSDQSPAPCVSDHTSRPHRAVSDQPPAPCVSDYTSRPHRAVSDQSPAPCVSDYTSRPHRAVSDESPDPCVSDHTSRPHSTVSDQSPAPCVSDYTSRPHRAVSDESPDPCVSDHTSRPHSTVSDESPDPCVSDHTSRPHSTVSDESPDPCVSDHTSRPHSTVSDQSPDPCVSDHTSRPHRAVSDESPDPCVSDHTSRPHSAVSDQSPDPCVSDHTSRPHSAVSDQSPDPCVSDHTSRPHSTVSDESPDPCVSVHTSRPHSAVSDESPANLKLSRDSIANGFSLERATSGPLCPPVPPHCVLT